The following coding sequences are from one Pelmatolapia mariae isolate MD_Pm_ZW linkage group LG4, Pm_UMD_F_2, whole genome shotgun sequence window:
- the LOC134626158 gene encoding uncharacterized protein LOC134626158, which yields MLKISGQISCCVALLLTLSSVSAVRRALNSISDLKTVGFGQSVPEYSLRLLHWFANEIDINNNDDILLTFDLNSGAYGSHYYRNNEELLDPLPRGYQYYTVGNIYQDASLELPDYVAESDIEESNRVRIIIRVRQQNAARIIDQVYITQHYEPYEDQGTDYDPQHTYPVTVCLLRAIRKFSLDRNNINSMRSLRDHFGSSADDSQLWDIMDIWDDLACLGLFLFIVIPEKCSSHKRNSRRQPAPRRNTQPDFESRQNVTSGMSAKDQVDHRNGIKLKVTTGESGNARIIWSNVHSDLLKRNVMVALYQNNQEEKALISICIGNIVSGSYDTSVPLNEGLQVRLHEVRTRFFFWISVGKEIDRGSEFKNPKAVNITGYNANLQLFAKDGKACARLIVTKSFHNWKSEFKNAWVGFYSSENKATKNYEWWQWQWATKFKENNSQDNYNVYEYESDMTIAAGVQVRFILQHEIEKARTSPWAE from the coding sequence ATGTTGAAGATATCAGGACAAATCAGCTGCTGTGTTGCTCTCCTCCTGACCCTCTCCTCTGTGTCAGCTGTAAGACGAGCGCTCAATTCAATCAGTGACCTGAAGACGGTAGGCTTTGGCCAGTCTGTGCCTGAGTACAGCCTCCGCTTGCTCCACTGGTTTGCCAATGAAATTGACATTAACAATAACGATGACAtcttgctgacctttgacctaaaCAGTGGTGCTTATGGCTCACATTATTATCGCAACAATGAAGAGCTGTTAGACCCACTGCCGAGGGGATACCAATACTACACTGTTGGTAATATCTACCAAGATGCATCACTGGAACTTCCAGATTATGTCGCGGAGTCGGACATTGAGGAAAGTAACAGGGTTCGCATTATAATTAGAGTCAGGCAGCAGAATGCAGCACGGATAATAGATCAAGTCTATATCACACAGCATTATGAGCCATATGAAGATCAAGGGACAGATTATGATCCACAACATACATATCCAGTCACCGTCTGCCTCCTAAGAGCAATCAGAAAGTTTTCCTTGGACCGCAATAACATCAACTCAATGAGGTCTCTCAGAGACCACTTTGGAAGCAGTGCTGATGATTCCCAGCTATGGGACATTATGGATATCTGGGATGACCTTGCTTGTCttggactgtttttgtttattgtgaTCCCAGAAAAGTGTTCCTCTCACAAACGCAACAGCAGACGTCAGCCAGCACCAAGAAGGAACACACAACCTGATTTTGAGAGCAGGCAAAATGTCACTTCTGGGATGTCTGCAAAAGATCAAGTGGATCATAGAAATGGGATAAAACTGAAGGTGACAACAGGCGAAAGTGGAAACGCCAGAATTATTTGGAGCAATGTTCATAGTGACCTTCTTAAACGAAATGTGATGGTGGCACTTTACCAGAATAATCAGGAAGAGAAAGCCCTGATTTCTATATGTATTGGGAACATAGTGTCAGGTAGTTATGACACATCAGTACCCCTGAATGAAGGCCTTCAGGTACGACTGCATGAGGTTAGGACTCGATTTTTCTTCTGGATTTCAGTAGGAAAGGAGATAGACAGAGGCAGTGAGTTTAAAAACCCCAAAGCTGTGAATATAACAGGTTACAATGCTAACCTGCAACTCTTTGCAAAAGACGGCAAGGCTTGTGCTCGCTTAATAGTGACAAAGTCTTTCCATAACTGGAAGTCTGAATTTAAAAACGCATGGGTAGGTTTCTATAGCTCTGAAAATAAAGCCACAAAAAACTATGAATGGTGGCAATGGCAATGGGCAACaaaattcaaagaaaacaattcTCAGGACAATTATAATGTGTACGAGTACGAGTCAGACATGACAATTG